The following proteins come from a genomic window of Vicinamibacterales bacterium:
- a CDS encoding amidohydrolase family protein: MRVIDAHTHVFPQYVDLAVRVMDRCGIERAVTLEWHDGFGVTLADHLKVFRRYPGRFTVFGNVDARRINEPGFGPEAARQMERDAAAGMRGLKIYKALGLGYRHPDGTFWRVDDDRLDAIWAMAGALGIPVLMHTADPPAFWQPVTARNTWNGVIYGEYAWWSYYRKGYPSPDELIGERNEVIARHPGTVFICPHIGSRSESLALAAEDLNALPNLYYDLSARLPELGTPARRKGARAFLTDYQDRVLFGTDAIYDDTNVPTGMQAQCLFQPGEVPLGPDDPRDRYVATTAAFLESHFDFLLTDSVQHEPPFKRRTSACDMCGLALDRAVAEKILFRNADRLIPDR; this comes from the coding sequence ATGCGGGTGATCGACGCGCACACGCACGTCTTCCCCCAATACGTCGATCTGGCGGTCCGTGTGATGGACCGCTGCGGCATCGAGCGCGCAGTCACGCTCGAATGGCACGACGGTTTCGGCGTGACGTTGGCGGACCACCTGAAGGTGTTCCGGCGCTACCCCGGCCGCTTCACGGTGTTCGGCAACGTGGACGCCCGCCGCATCAACGAGCCAGGCTTCGGCCCCGAGGCCGCACGACAGATGGAGCGCGACGCGGCCGCCGGCATGCGCGGCCTGAAGATCTACAAGGCGCTCGGCCTCGGATACCGGCACCCGGACGGGACATTCTGGCGCGTGGACGACGACCGACTCGACGCGATCTGGGCGATGGCCGGGGCGCTCGGTATCCCGGTGCTGATGCATACGGCCGATCCGCCCGCGTTCTGGCAGCCGGTCACGGCGAGGAACACGTGGAACGGCGTGATCTACGGCGAGTATGCATGGTGGAGCTACTACCGGAAGGGCTACCCGAGCCCCGACGAACTGATTGGCGAGCGCAACGAGGTCATCGCCCGCCACCCGGGCACGGTGTTCATCTGCCCCCACATCGGCAGCCGGTCCGAGAGCCTCGCGCTCGCTGCCGAGGATCTCAACGCCCTTCCAAACCTCTACTACGACCTGTCCGCGCGCCTGCCCGAGCTTGGAACCCCGGCGCGTCGAAAGGGTGCGCGGGCGTTTCTCACCGATTACCAGGACCGCGTGCTGTTCGGGACCGACGCGATCTACGACGACACCAACGTGCCCACGGGGATGCAGGCTCAGTGCCTCTTCCAGCCGGGTGAGGTCCCGCTCGGCCCGGACGATCCGCGGGACCGCTACGTCGCGACCACCGCCGCGTTCCTCGAGTCGCACTTCGACTTCCTGCTGACTGACTCGGTGCAGCACGAGCCGCCGTTCAAACGGCGCACGTCAGCCTGCGACATGTGTGGTCTGGCGCTGGATCGCGCGGTTGCGGAGAAGATCTTGTTTCGGAATGCCGATCGCCTGATACCCGACAGGTAG
- a CDS encoding PfkB family carbohydrate kinase, whose translation MEGRQTDAAALHIEARQWRYRAMIGVGGIGTGRFFALEGNQTLGREESRAGCMLDRRDYCKLHIISHYVQTLLGRSFATLPIGHVGDDGDGRALLGEMAAASLDTRHVSLLPGVPTLSSFCLVYPDRTGGNLTTADSASSRVDAALVNAAESEFAAHHGRGVALAVPEVPLAPRAALLDLGTRHGFFRVAAFTTGELADASARRMPASADLVAMNLEEASAMAGMRSNDGAPGAQARQAIERIAAAHPRLALSVTAGRNGSWVRVGASLQHLPALTVAVESTAGAGDAHLAGLIAGVAAGLPLTEAHHLATLVAALSVTSPHTIHPALDRAALSALARERTVPLPDSVVRLLEDPS comes from the coding sequence ATGGAGGGCCGGCAGACGGACGCCGCAGCGTTGCACATCGAGGCCCGCCAGTGGCGCTACCGCGCCATGATCGGCGTCGGCGGCATCGGCACCGGCCGCTTCTTCGCCCTCGAGGGCAACCAGACGCTCGGCCGCGAGGAGAGCCGCGCCGGGTGCATGCTGGACCGCCGCGACTACTGCAAGCTCCACATCATCAGCCACTATGTCCAGACACTGCTCGGCCGGTCCTTCGCGACGCTGCCGATCGGCCATGTGGGCGACGACGGCGACGGCAGGGCACTGCTCGGTGAGATGGCCGCCGCGTCGCTGGATACCCGGCACGTCAGCCTGCTCCCGGGCGTGCCGACCCTGTCTTCGTTCTGCCTGGTGTACCCCGATCGGACGGGCGGCAATTTGACGACGGCTGATTCCGCCTCGTCCAGGGTCGATGCGGCTCTGGTGAACGCCGCGGAATCCGAGTTCGCGGCCCACCACGGCCGCGGCGTGGCACTTGCCGTGCCCGAGGTTCCGCTCGCCCCCCGCGCGGCGCTGCTCGATCTCGGCACCCGCCACGGGTTCTTCCGGGTGGCCGCGTTCACGACAGGGGAGCTGGCGGACGCTTCAGCACGCCGCATGCCGGCCAGCGCGGATCTGGTGGCGATGAACCTCGAAGAGGCCTCTGCGATGGCCGGCATGCGATCGAACGACGGAGCACCTGGCGCGCAGGCCAGGCAGGCGATCGAGCGGATCGCCGCCGCGCACCCACGTCTCGCGCTCTCGGTGACTGCCGGCCGCAACGGAAGCTGGGTCCGCGTTGGCGCGTCGCTCCAGCATCTTCCTGCGCTGACGGTAGCGGTCGAGAGCACCGCTGGCGCGGGCGATGCCCACCTGGCGGGGCTCATCGCCGGCGTGGCGGCGGGGCTGCCGCTGACCGAAGCGCATCACCTGGCGACGCTCGTGGCGGCACTCTCGGTCACCTCACCGCACACGATCCACCCCGCCCTCGACCGGGCCGCCCTGAGCGCGCTGGCCCGTGAACGGACGGTTCCACTTCCTGACAGCGTCGTTCGGCTCCTGGAGGATCCGTCATGA
- a CDS encoding acetylxylan esterase, with translation MKTTIALACLVLGVAAWQAADAPGPAAFAVLDPQPAPGPRVTAYLQYQLDRAWQQDEARIAAWAAVRTAGDLASLKRQTRERFLAAIGGLPETRTPLNARVVGVVPAQGYRIERVIFESIPGLHVTALVYVPDGPPGRRPAMLVACGHSAEGKAYRNYQEISARLARRGYVVLCWDPVGQGERSQFWDAARGRSRYNLICGEHAVLGNLACLTGANLSRWSIWDGIRAVDYLVTRPDVDPGRLAITGTSGGGFQAASIGALDDRLGVVAPSCFITSLPMRMANRIFEDPDSDPEQDPFGSVSGGVDHAGLLLLVHPRPLIVAAAVRDFVPIEGTRRTLREVSGIYRRFGAADRVAMVEGFHEHRFSDENQDAVFAFMDRFNGLPLRHGFDPFTPLSAEVLRCTPSGQVRADIDGRSLMEVIREHYRATRGRAAETLTERYHASPYPGIDRWPVAAYTAGSSPGAIAWESAGSTKAGDVDIDRYLLHHSGRLIMPLLHVHRGRASHRPVLLDIGLNGKAGVGDWPRLLARVDAGYDVVSFDLRGVGETRMRYRAVGDDPALAPADEAQAYTSPLSGVLANHVYNSLLTGRPYFLETIEDVEIAARFSRVKLGASRIVAAGRGEGASLASAASEVLAGIEWLPDPGANPFSWSAAVESLQETWPVQYLMPGGAYLR, from the coding sequence GTGAAGACGACGATCGCGCTCGCGTGTCTCGTGTTGGGCGTGGCGGCGTGGCAGGCAGCCGACGCGCCTGGCCCGGCGGCCTTTGCCGTGCTCGACCCCCAGCCGGCGCCAGGCCCGCGGGTCACCGCGTACCTCCAGTACCAGCTCGACCGGGCATGGCAGCAGGACGAGGCGCGCATCGCGGCCTGGGCGGCCGTCCGAACCGCCGGCGACCTTGCCAGCCTGAAACGCCAGACCCGTGAGCGCTTTCTCGCCGCCATCGGCGGGCTGCCCGAGACACGCACCCCCCTCAACGCCCGGGTCGTCGGCGTGGTCCCGGCGCAGGGCTACCGGATCGAGCGGGTGATCTTCGAGAGCATCCCCGGCCTCCACGTCACGGCTCTGGTGTACGTGCCCGACGGGCCACCCGGTCGCCGGCCCGCGATGCTCGTCGCGTGCGGGCACAGCGCCGAGGGAAAGGCCTACCGCAACTACCAGGAGATCTCGGCGCGCCTGGCCCGCCGCGGCTACGTGGTGTTGTGCTGGGACCCCGTCGGACAGGGTGAACGAAGCCAGTTCTGGGACGCCGCGCGAGGCCGGAGCCGCTACAACCTCATCTGCGGCGAGCACGCAGTGCTCGGGAACCTCGCGTGCCTCACCGGCGCCAATTTGTCGCGCTGGAGCATCTGGGACGGCATCCGCGCGGTGGACTACCTGGTGACGAGGCCCGATGTCGACCCCGGCCGGCTCGCGATCACCGGCACGAGCGGCGGCGGATTTCAGGCGGCCAGCATCGGGGCGCTCGACGACCGCCTTGGCGTCGTGGCGCCATCCTGCTTCATCACCTCGCTTCCCATGCGCATGGCCAACCGGATCTTCGAAGATCCGGACAGCGATCCCGAACAGGATCCGTTCGGCAGCGTGTCGGGCGGCGTCGACCATGCAGGACTCCTGCTGCTCGTCCACCCGAGGCCGCTGATTGTCGCGGCCGCGGTCAGAGATTTCGTCCCGATCGAGGGCACTCGCCGGACCTTGCGAGAGGTGTCCGGAATCTACCGCCGGTTCGGTGCCGCCGACCGCGTTGCGATGGTCGAGGGCTTCCACGAGCACAGGTTCTCGGACGAGAACCAGGACGCGGTATTCGCCTTCATGGATCGGTTCAACGGCCTGCCGCTGCGCCACGGGTTCGACCCCTTCACGCCGCTGTCGGCCGAGGTGCTGCGGTGCACGCCGTCCGGCCAGGTGCGTGCGGACATCGATGGGCGATCGCTGATGGAGGTAATCCGCGAACACTACCGCGCCACTCGGGGGCGGGCGGCCGAGACGCTGACCGAGCGATACCACGCGAGTCCCTATCCGGGCATCGACCGCTGGCCGGTGGCCGCGTACACGGCAGGCTCGTCACCGGGCGCGATCGCGTGGGAGTCCGCCGGATCGACGAAGGCCGGTGACGTGGACATCGACCGGTACCTGCTGCACCACAGCGGCCGGCTCATCATGCCGCTGCTGCACGTGCACCGCGGCCGGGCCTCGCACCGCCCGGTGCTCCTCGACATCGGCCTGAACGGGAAGGCGGGCGTCGGGGACTGGCCGCGCCTGCTCGCCCGTGTCGATGCCGGCTACGACGTCGTCTCGTTCGACTTGCGTGGCGTAGGTGAGACGCGCATGCGATACCGGGCGGTCGGTGACGATCCCGCGCTGGCGCCTGCCGACGAGGCGCAGGCCTATACGAGCCCACTGTCCGGCGTGCTCGCCAACCACGTCTACAACTCACTGCTCACGGGCCGGCCGTATTTCCTGGAGACGATCGAGGACGTCGAGATTGCGGCCCGGTTCTCGCGGGTGAAGCTCGGCGCCTCCAGGATCGTGGCAGCCGGAAGGGGAGAGGGTGCCTCCCTCGCGTCGGCCGCGAGCGAGGTGCTGGCCGGCATCGAGTGGCTGCCCGATCCAGGCGCGAACCCGTTCAGTTGGTCGGCGGCGGTCGAGTCGCTCCAGGAAACCTGGCCGGTCCAATACCTGATGCCGGGTGGAGCCTACCTCCGGTAG